In one Nitrososphaera viennensis EN76 genomic region, the following are encoded:
- a CDS encoding cobalamin biosynthesis protein → MLLALIAALAGGLGLDVVAGDPPNRYHPVAWLGRLIGYFVPRLKAGSRARERAGGSAFAILIVALVGAGVHFAAMASLYLAGAVALAIFSAIILKVTVAVRGMDRHARAIMACLENGDLPGARQNLSMIVRRPTEDLDEQHVLSATIECVSESTVDGITGPVFYYSLLGPAGAFAYRAINTLDSMVGYKDDYYRDIGWMSARLDTLANYVPARITAFLMVVSARMLGADWKNSLGILQRDHGKTFSPNAGYPMATMAGALRIRLEKIGHYSLGDSQEQTTLQKCRMAISMMKLTTLLFFLAFSVPAMSVLYLAGWWRLLLGLP, encoded by the coding sequence ATGCTGCTTGCTCTCATTGCCGCCCTTGCAGGCGGCCTTGGCCTTGACGTTGTCGCGGGCGATCCGCCAAACCGCTACCATCCGGTGGCATGGCTTGGCCGGCTCATCGGCTATTTCGTCCCGCGGCTCAAGGCTGGATCAAGGGCAAGAGAGCGGGCCGGCGGCAGCGCCTTTGCAATACTGATAGTAGCCCTTGTTGGCGCCGGCGTACACTTCGCCGCCATGGCAAGCCTGTACCTGGCAGGCGCTGTCGCGCTGGCAATATTTTCTGCGATAATCCTAAAGGTCACGGTTGCCGTGCGCGGGATGGACAGGCACGCCCGGGCAATAATGGCCTGCCTTGAAAATGGCGACCTGCCCGGCGCAAGGCAGAACCTCTCTATGATAGTGCGCCGGCCAACGGAGGACCTTGACGAGCAGCACGTGCTTTCCGCAACAATAGAGTGCGTCAGCGAAAGCACGGTTGACGGCATCACGGGGCCGGTATTCTATTATTCATTGCTTGGGCCGGCGGGCGCTTTTGCGTACAGGGCGATAAACACGCTTGACTCGATGGTCGGATACAAGGACGACTATTACAGAGACATTGGCTGGATGTCCGCCCGGCTTGACACCCTTGCCAACTATGTGCCTGCGCGGATCACCGCGTTTTTGATGGTCGTTTCTGCAAGGATGCTTGGCGCCGACTGGAAGAACTCGCTTGGGATCCTGCAGCGCGACCACGGCAAGACGTTCTCGCCAAACGCCGGCTACCCGATGGCCACGATGGCCGGCGCGCTCAGGATACGCCTGGAGAAGATAGGCCACTATTCGCTGGGTGACAGCCAGGAGCAGACCACTCTTCAAAAGTGCAGGATGGCGATCTCGATGATGAAGCTTACAACATTGCTGTTTTTCCTTGCGTTTTCCGTGCCGGCAATGTCAGTTTTATATCTGGCCGGCTGGTGGAGGCTCTTGCTTGGCCTCCCTTAA
- a CDS encoding cobyric acid synthase: MARRAKLLMVQGTSSGAGKSTLVAGLCRLYADRDYRVAPFKSQNMSSRLYLTKDGLKMAQAQAVQAVASRKQPDPRMNPILLKPLGDYRSEVIINGRFYSEMHARDYYEKFALKQGLPLALKALDCLRRENDLVVIEGAGSPAEINIAKYDIANMLLAEEVGAPVVIVADIERGGCFASMVGTLQLLKVKHRALVKGFLVNKFRGDQSLLEPAIKEAQRLTRKRILGVIPKIDLDLPEEDSLVGGSATTRADLPQDAWDWQIGLLAKAIKDSVDVKRLDRIVGL, encoded by the coding sequence GTGGCTAGGCGCGCAAAACTGCTGATGGTGCAAGGAACGTCGTCAGGGGCAGGCAAGAGCACGCTCGTGGCAGGGCTGTGCAGGCTGTACGCCGACAGGGACTACAGGGTGGCGCCGTTCAAGTCGCAGAACATGTCGTCCAGGCTTTACCTGACAAAGGACGGCTTGAAAATGGCGCAGGCGCAGGCCGTGCAGGCAGTCGCCTCAAGAAAGCAGCCCGACCCCCGGATGAACCCGATCCTGCTAAAGCCTCTTGGCGACTACCGGAGCGAGGTCATCATCAACGGCAGGTTCTACTCCGAGATGCACGCGCGAGACTATTACGAAAAATTTGCGCTAAAGCAGGGCCTGCCTCTTGCGCTAAAGGCGCTTGACTGCCTGCGGAGGGAAAACGACCTTGTGGTGATTGAAGGGGCCGGCTCGCCGGCGGAGATAAACATAGCCAAATACGACATTGCAAACATGCTCCTTGCAGAAGAGGTCGGGGCGCCCGTGGTCATCGTGGCAGACATTGAGCGCGGCGGATGCTTTGCCAGCATGGTTGGGACGCTCCAGTTATTGAAGGTAAAGCACAGGGCGCTTGTCAAGGGGTTCCTGGTAAACAAGTTCAGGGGCGACCAGTCGCTTTTAGAGCCGGCGATAAAAGAGGCACAAAGGCTGACCAGAAAGCGCATCCTTGGCGTCATACCAAAGATCGACCTTGACCTGCCCGAGGAAGACTCGCTTGTCGGCGGCAGCGCCACCACAAGGGCAGACCTTCCGCAGGATGCGTGGGACTGGCAGATAGGCCTGCTTGCAAAGGCAATAAAAGACAGCGTGGACGTAAAGAGGCTGGACAGGATAGTGGGCCTGTAG
- a CDS encoding 50S ribosomal protein L44e → MKMEKEMRKFCPRCKTHTMQAVAIYKKGKDRTVAEGARRHAEDKKGYGGQKFPELKRTAKTTKKITLRYTCKTCQRKTMKEGRRIRKLEI, encoded by the coding sequence ATGAAGATGGAGAAGGAGATGCGCAAGTTCTGCCCTAGGTGCAAGACCCACACCATGCAGGCCGTTGCAATATACAAGAAGGGCAAGGACAGGACCGTGGCAGAAGGCGCTCGCAGGCACGCCGAGGACAAGAAGGGATACGGCGGCCAGAAATTCCCCGAGCTTAAAAGGACTGCCAAGACCACGAAAAAGATCACTTTGCGCTATACGTGCAAGACGTGCCAGAGAAAGACCATGAAGGAAGGACGCAGGATACGCAAGCTGGAGATCTGA
- the asd gene encoding aspartate-semialdehyde dehydrogenase — protein sequence MLKVAVIGATGAVGQEFIVALNRHKWFQLTQVAASERSAGKKYVDALRDPSSGILRWHNREEVPEYVKNMVVSKVDDIKPENFDLIFTALESDDAMVIEPKFAKTTPVISTAAAFRYESDVPILIPGVNDDQTDLLKAQGKNRDWKGFVAPLPNCTTTGLAITLKPVLDKFGINKVIMTSMQALSGAGRSPGVIALDITDNVIPYIPKEEEKVQREAKKILGKFARNAITPADFRVSCTCTRVPVLDGHTETVFVETAEAAEPEDVKKEMLKFSKNVSIGKLPSAPKEYIVVHDDPTRPQPRIDRELNDGMTTAVGRLRKDTAFDNGIKYVLLSHNEKMGSAKGAVLLAELLKDKQIL from the coding sequence ATGCTCAAGGTAGCAGTGATAGGCGCCACCGGCGCTGTGGGCCAGGAATTCATCGTGGCCCTCAACAGGCACAAGTGGTTCCAGCTTACGCAGGTGGCAGCTTCTGAAAGGTCGGCAGGCAAGAAATACGTCGACGCCCTCCGCGACCCCAGCTCGGGGATACTGAGATGGCACAACCGCGAGGAAGTGCCCGAGTACGTCAAGAACATGGTGGTCAGCAAGGTCGACGACATCAAGCCGGAGAACTTTGACCTCATATTCACCGCACTAGAGTCTGACGACGCCATGGTAATCGAGCCCAAGTTTGCAAAAACCACGCCGGTCATAAGCACCGCCGCGGCATTCCGCTACGAATCAGACGTTCCTATACTCATCCCGGGCGTAAACGACGACCAGACGGACCTCTTGAAGGCCCAGGGCAAGAACAGGGACTGGAAAGGGTTCGTTGCTCCCCTGCCAAACTGCACCACCACCGGCCTTGCAATCACGTTAAAGCCGGTTCTTGACAAGTTCGGCATTAACAAGGTGATAATGACCTCGATGCAGGCGCTTTCCGGCGCAGGCAGGTCGCCAGGCGTAATCGCGCTTGACATAACCGACAACGTCATCCCCTACATACCAAAGGAAGAGGAAAAGGTGCAGAGAGAGGCGAAAAAGATCCTCGGCAAGTTTGCCAGAAACGCAATCACCCCTGCGGATTTCCGCGTCAGCTGCACATGCACCCGCGTCCCTGTCCTTGACGGCCACACGGAAACGGTCTTTGTCGAGACGGCCGAGGCGGCAGAGCCGGAGGACGTGAAAAAGGAGATGCTGAAATTCTCAAAGAACGTGTCGATAGGCAAGCTCCCGTCCGCACCAAAGGAGTACATCGTGGTTCACGATGACCCTACCAGACCGCAGCCAAGGATCGACCGCGAGCTCAACGACGGCATGACGACGGCAGTCGGCAGGCTCCGCAAGGACACTGCCTTTGACAACGGGATAAAGTATGTGCTCCTGTCCCACAACGAAAAGATGGGCTCTGCCAAGGGCGCCGTCCTGCTCGCAGAACTGCTGAAGGACAAGCAGATCCTCTAG
- the thsB gene encoding thermosome subunit beta → MASIQTTPGGMPVLILKEGTKESKGREAQKNNLTAAKLIAEIVKTSLGPRGMDKMLVDNLGDVTITNDGATILKEIDVQHPAAKMMVEVAKSVDNEVGDGTTSSVVFAGALLEKAEDLLNKDVHPSVIVDGYNAAAEQALKLLEKMAVQVDISDKDMLLKIARTSMDSKLVSDDSPLLGAIVADAAKQVAEKAENGSLRVDLDNIKVEKKAGGSMRDTKLIKGIVLDKEVVHAGMPKRIEGAKIALVNSALEIEKTEMSAEIRISDPHQMQMFLEEENRMLKAMVDKVKSSGANVVLCQKGIDDIAQHYLAKAGVLAVRRVKESDMTKMSRATGARIVNNLDDLTSKDLGSAELVEERKVETDKWVFIEGCKNPKAVTILIRGGSQRVVDEADRSLHDALMVMKDVLEKPAIVAGGGAPEAYIANELRQWSSSQEGRAQLAVQKFADALDAIPLNLAENAGMDPIDTMTELRAKQSKGSKWTGVDARNTVVADMYKQNVLEPLVVKQQIIKSATEVASMILRIDDVIAASKSKMPAMPPGGGGMGGGMGGMGGMGME, encoded by the coding sequence ATGGCATCAATTCAAACAACGCCTGGCGGTATGCCAGTCTTAATCCTGAAGGAAGGGACTAAGGAAAGCAAGGGACGCGAAGCGCAGAAGAACAACCTGACAGCGGCAAAGCTGATCGCAGAGATAGTGAAGACGAGCCTTGGCCCGCGCGGCATGGACAAGATGCTGGTGGACAACCTTGGCGACGTGACCATAACAAACGACGGCGCCACCATCTTGAAGGAAATAGACGTGCAGCATCCGGCGGCCAAGATGATGGTCGAAGTTGCCAAGTCGGTCGACAACGAGGTCGGCGACGGCACCACGTCTTCGGTGGTGTTTGCCGGCGCACTGCTTGAAAAGGCAGAGGACCTCCTGAACAAGGACGTGCACCCGTCCGTAATCGTAGATGGCTACAACGCGGCAGCAGAACAGGCGCTAAAGCTTTTGGAAAAGATGGCAGTGCAGGTAGACATCTCTGACAAGGACATGCTCCTAAAGATTGCAAGGACCAGCATGGACTCAAAGCTTGTGTCCGACGACAGCCCGCTCCTTGGGGCGATAGTGGCCGACGCGGCAAAGCAGGTCGCAGAGAAGGCAGAAAACGGCAGCCTGAGAGTCGACCTTGACAACATCAAGGTGGAAAAGAAGGCAGGAGGCTCGATGCGCGACACGAAACTCATCAAGGGCATAGTCCTTGACAAGGAAGTCGTGCACGCAGGCATGCCAAAGCGCATAGAGGGAGCCAAGATTGCGCTCGTCAACTCGGCCCTTGAAATCGAAAAGACAGAGATGAGCGCAGAGATACGCATCTCCGACCCGCACCAGATGCAGATGTTCCTCGAAGAGGAGAACAGGATGCTAAAGGCGATGGTTGACAAGGTCAAGAGCTCCGGCGCAAACGTCGTGCTCTGCCAGAAAGGCATTGACGACATCGCCCAGCACTACCTTGCAAAGGCAGGAGTGCTTGCGGTGCGCAGGGTCAAGGAAAGCGACATGACGAAAATGTCCCGCGCGACAGGCGCAAGGATCGTCAACAACCTTGACGACCTGACGTCAAAGGACCTTGGCTCTGCCGAGCTTGTGGAGGAGCGCAAGGTAGAGACGGACAAGTGGGTGTTCATCGAAGGGTGCAAGAACCCCAAGGCAGTCACCATCCTCATCCGCGGAGGCTCGCAGAGGGTCGTGGACGAAGCAGATAGATCATTGCATGACGCTCTCATGGTCATGAAGGACGTCCTTGAAAAGCCGGCCATCGTGGCAGGCGGAGGTGCCCCGGAAGCCTACATCGCAAACGAGCTGCGCCAGTGGTCTTCAAGCCAGGAAGGCCGCGCCCAGCTTGCAGTGCAGAAGTTTGCAGACGCCCTTGACGCGATCCCGCTCAACCTGGCCGAGAACGCCGGCATGGACCCGATAGACACAATGACGGAACTTCGCGCCAAGCAGAGCAAGGGAAGCAAATGGACAGGAGTCGACGCAAGGAACACCGTGGTCGCCGACATGTACAAGCAGAACGTGCTGGAGCCACTGGTAGTAAAGCAGCAGATAATCAAGTCTGCAACAGAGGTCGCGTCGATGATCCTCAGGATCGACGACGTGATTGCCGCAAGCAAGTCCAAGATGCCAGCAATGCCGCCGGGCGGTGGAGGTATGGGTGGCGGCATGGGCGGAATGGGCGGCATGGGAATGGAATAA
- the cobS gene encoding adenosylcobinamide-GDP ribazoletransferase has translation MASLKPIQSVLAFLTIIPVGKGGDHDIHYIARNMYLFPVAGAIVGVIAGSMAFGISPFFPPLLVGLLVAGALVILTGVHHTDALADFADGMMAKGDKEKKRKAMMDPAVGSAGVAALVMYFAGMIIVFNTGFGGTKILTSIIAAEVIAKYIMVLLTYRGTSAWEGFSSPFTAAMKDGKKMAAATAIMLPIVWFSAGYAGMAALGVSVSLGALMRHASKRSFGGISGDVLGASNEVARLASLIVLSSTMVMP, from the coding sequence TTGGCCTCCCTTAAGCCGATCCAGTCGGTACTGGCATTTCTGACGATAATCCCGGTCGGCAAGGGCGGCGACCATGACATCCACTACATTGCCAGGAACATGTACCTCTTCCCGGTAGCCGGCGCCATTGTCGGCGTCATCGCCGGCAGCATGGCCTTTGGCATCTCGCCGTTTTTTCCCCCGCTCCTTGTCGGCCTGTTAGTCGCGGGGGCGCTCGTGATACTGACCGGCGTGCACCACACAGACGCGCTTGCCGACTTTGCAGACGGCATGATGGCCAAGGGCGACAAGGAGAAGAAACGAAAGGCAATGATGGATCCGGCCGTCGGCTCTGCAGGCGTGGCCGCGCTTGTGATGTACTTTGCCGGCATGATAATCGTGTTCAACACAGGATTCGGCGGCACAAAGATCCTGACAAGCATCATCGCCGCCGAGGTGATTGCAAAATACATCATGGTGCTCCTTACATACAGGGGCACCTCTGCATGGGAGGGGTTCAGCTCGCCCTTTACCGCCGCCATGAAGGACGGCAAAAAGATGGCCGCCGCGACTGCGATCATGCTTCCCATCGTGTGGTTTTCCGCCGGCTATGCAGGAATGGCCGCGCTTGGAGTCTCTGTCTCGCTCGGGGCGCTGATGAGGCACGCCTCAAAGAGAAGCTTTGGAGGCATTTCCGGCGACGTGCTTGGCGCGTCTAACGAAGTTGCCAGGCTTGCCTCGCTCATCGTCCTTTCATCGACGATGGTGATGCCTTGA
- a CDS encoding thioesterase family protein, with protein sequence MENRIMSIDFGSRVRVGAEKERAITVDSNMTTSFLWEGENVLSTPAMIMEMEETCRLLLKEQAIPEAEWDSVGTIVDIRHLAATPVGAQVFLKAKVASVNGRQVMFEVEARDKLERIGEGRHERFIINVPRFRAKFGEKQKQLGM encoded by the coding sequence GTGGAAAACAGGATTATGAGCATCGATTTTGGGTCCAGGGTCAGGGTGGGCGCAGAAAAAGAGCGCGCCATCACAGTCGACTCTAACATGACCACAAGCTTTCTCTGGGAGGGCGAGAACGTGCTTTCCACCCCGGCCATGATAATGGAGATGGAGGAGACCTGCCGGCTGCTTCTCAAGGAGCAGGCGATCCCCGAGGCGGAATGGGACTCGGTCGGCACCATAGTCGACATCAGGCACCTCGCCGCAACGCCTGTGGGCGCCCAGGTGTTCTTGAAGGCAAAGGTGGCCTCGGTGAACGGCAGGCAGGTCATGTTCGAGGTCGAGGCAAGGGACAAGCTTGAGAGGATAGGAGAGGGCAGGCACGAGCGCTTTATCATCAACGTGCCGAGGTTCCGGGCCAAGTTTGGCGAGAAGCAAAAACAGCTTGGCATGTGA
- a CDS encoding pyridoxal phosphate-dependent aminotransferase, whose amino-acid sequence MTATMGACSHGGIYSVADHKKVRADFSSNVNPLGAPRGAVKVIERQAGQLAPVYPDPECRDLKKGISKYIGVDTRQITVGNGAAEIIYWFARAFAKKRVVIPAPTFCEYELASKKAGADVTFVPLSAGFVLDAEAVIKSARGADAVFMCNPNNPTGLLATDAVRKVIEGVDPSTTKILLDECFIELVDKPEANTLACMVRDHENLVVLRSLTKSFGMAGLRLGYSVSSPALAEAMEARKTPWNVNGLAQAAGIAALADRSHVARARALVARERRFLHDRIKRKAGLVPLKSDANYFLIQLPEGDNSAEFRDRLLKKTGVLVRDCSTFTGMDSRHIRVAVKTHRENIMLAKALEAMTPGG is encoded by the coding sequence ATGACGGCAACGATGGGCGCTTGCTCCCACGGCGGCATCTACTCGGTGGCGGACCACAAAAAGGTCAGGGCAGACTTTAGCTCAAACGTCAACCCGCTTGGCGCGCCAAGGGGCGCAGTAAAGGTCATCGAGAGGCAGGCGGGTCAGCTTGCACCCGTCTATCCTGATCCAGAGTGCCGCGACCTCAAAAAGGGCATATCAAAATACATTGGCGTCGACACAAGACAGATAACAGTAGGCAACGGCGCGGCAGAGATAATCTACTGGTTTGCGCGGGCGTTTGCAAAAAAGCGCGTAGTCATCCCGGCACCCACGTTCTGCGAGTACGAGCTTGCGTCTAAAAAGGCGGGGGCGGACGTGACGTTTGTTCCGCTGTCTGCGGGTTTTGTGCTTGACGCGGAGGCAGTCATAAAAAGCGCCAGGGGCGCGGACGCGGTCTTTATGTGCAACCCGAACAACCCGACCGGCCTGCTTGCAACCGACGCGGTGAGAAAGGTGATTGAAGGCGTTGACCCGTCCACAACAAAGATCCTGCTTGACGAGTGTTTTATCGAGCTTGTCGACAAACCTGAAGCAAACACGCTTGCGTGCATGGTGCGCGACCATGAAAACCTGGTAGTGCTAAGGTCGCTGACAAAGTCGTTTGGGATGGCCGGCCTGCGGCTTGGCTACAGCGTCTCCAGCCCCGCGCTTGCAGAAGCGATGGAGGCAAGGAAAACGCCGTGGAACGTCAACGGGCTTGCCCAGGCTGCGGGAATCGCGGCGCTTGCAGACAGGAGCCACGTCGCAAGGGCAAGGGCGCTCGTAGCAAGGGAGCGCAGGTTCCTGCACGACAGGATCAAAAGGAAGGCAGGGCTCGTGCCGCTAAAGTCCGATGCAAACTATTTCCTCATACAGCTGCCAGAAGGCGACAACTCGGCAGAGTTTCGCGACCGCCTCCTGAAAAAGACGGGGGTGCTTGTGCGCGACTGCAGCACCTTCACCGGGATGGACAGCAGGCACATCCGCGTCGCCGTCAAGACTCACAGGGAAAACATCATGCTTGCAAAAGCGCTGGAGGCAATGACGCCAGGTGGCTAG
- a CDS encoding NTP transferase domain-containing protein, with protein sequence MCGGRGTRMESGTEKPMTELAGRRFIERVVLALKESGRFEKIVAAVSPSTPATKRFLQSTGIETIDTPGAGYPQDLSILLEKVAPSRVLVVPADVPLLTAETVSEIVDKLAAAAVNAPAASIAIEKSFAEGLGVTPSVAFGNDLCHSGITLFDAARAKKGAVEERYVIMNRAEVALNVNTKREKEVAESLVKRANDLAGDARL encoded by the coding sequence ATGTGCGGAGGAAGGGGCACCCGCATGGAATCAGGTACTGAAAAGCCGATGACAGAACTTGCAGGCAGGCGCTTTATCGAGCGCGTAGTGCTTGCATTAAAGGAATCTGGACGGTTTGAAAAAATAGTTGCGGCAGTTTCGCCAAGCACGCCGGCGACAAAAAGGTTCCTGCAGTCAACAGGCATCGAGACAATTGACACGCCGGGCGCCGGCTACCCGCAGGACCTTTCAATCCTGCTTGAAAAGGTTGCGCCGTCAAGGGTGTTAGTGGTGCCTGCAGACGTGCCGCTTTTGACTGCAGAGACAGTAAGCGAAATAGTTGACAAGCTTGCTGCAGCAGCGGTTAACGCGCCCGCGGCGTCCATTGCAATCGAGAAAAGCTTTGCAGAGGGCCTTGGCGTCACGCCAAGCGTCGCCTTTGGCAACGACCTGTGCCATTCAGGGATCACCCTGTTTGATGCCGCGCGTGCAAAAAAGGGCGCGGTAGAAGAACGTTATGTCATAATGAACAGGGCAGAAGTCGCGCTGAACGTGAATACAAAAAGGGAAAAAGAGGTTGCAGAGTCACTGGTCAAGCGTGCCAATGACCTTGCCGGCGATGCGCGCCTTTGA
- a CDS encoding CFI-box-CTERM domain-containing protein: MLSAILATTAIATGFPGTGAASAQDCDLVDQYGNCVDECDFGEYELDGECRPECPEGYEPDDVLGTCELDDSDTGQQITATTGKVTIDAIAGVREGQTFLISGKVQDKSGQGIPGAQYRIVIGTKGHDVMSKSGTTLAGGEFSQEFKAPDVNGKQEYLVYVSTPYGLGSRIFDVNESGCLIATAAFGSELAPQVQFLREFRDQRILSTAAGSSFMSAFNTVYYSFSPYVADYEREQPWLQAAVRAGIQPLLGILAVSEKAYSIVPGELGSIAAGLVASSLIGAVYASPVALAAARRLQRRGPALAVSLSVTVAILVASVLASALLNNDAAMTVTTSALVVATLALSTLAVASSVSRLVRKRDKNGDGALKLPLGP, encoded by the coding sequence TTGCTTTCAGCCATCCTTGCGACTACTGCTATAGCAACTGGGTTCCCTGGCACTGGGGCGGCGTCAGCGCAGGACTGCGACCTTGTGGATCAGTACGGAAATTGCGTCGATGAATGCGACTTTGGCGAATACGAGCTTGACGGCGAATGCCGCCCCGAATGCCCCGAAGGGTACGAGCCAGACGATGTCCTTGGAACATGCGAGCTGGATGACTCTGACACTGGCCAGCAGATAACGGCAACAACAGGCAAGGTGACAATAGACGCCATCGCCGGCGTCCGGGAGGGGCAAACATTTCTGATTTCTGGAAAAGTGCAGGACAAATCGGGCCAGGGAATACCTGGCGCCCAGTACAGAATAGTCATTGGAACCAAGGGACACGATGTCATGTCAAAAAGCGGCACGACGCTTGCCGGCGGCGAATTCTCGCAGGAGTTCAAGGCCCCTGACGTGAACGGCAAGCAGGAATATCTCGTGTACGTCAGCACGCCGTACGGCCTGGGCTCCAGGATATTTGACGTAAACGAGTCCGGCTGCCTTATCGCCACCGCGGCTTTTGGAAGCGAGCTTGCCCCGCAGGTGCAGTTCCTGCGTGAATTCCGCGACCAGCGCATACTGTCGACGGCGGCCGGCTCTAGCTTCATGAGCGCCTTTAACACTGTCTACTACTCGTTCAGCCCGTACGTCGCAGACTATGAGCGGGAGCAGCCGTGGCTCCAGGCGGCAGTCAGGGCAGGCATCCAGCCGCTGCTTGGCATCCTTGCGGTGTCTGAAAAGGCGTACTCGATAGTCCCCGGCGAGCTTGGCTCTATAGCGGCCGGCCTTGTGGCAAGCTCGCTCATAGGCGCGGTGTACGCCTCGCCGGTCGCACTTGCCGCGGCAAGGCGGCTTCAAAGGCGCGGGCCGGCCCTCGCTGTTTCATTGTCTGTTACCGTTGCAATCCTCGTCGCGTCGGTGCTCGCTTCAGCGCTTCTCAACAATGATGCGGCGATGACGGTTACCACGTCCGCGCTTGTCGTCGCGACGCTAGCGCTGTCCACGCTGGCAGTTGCAAGCAGCGTCTCCCGGCTTGTGCGAAAAAGGGACAAGAATGGGGACGGGGCACTTAAATTACCGCTAGGCCCGTAA
- a CDS encoding heme o synthase — translation MDTVRQVSVGNKIKDYYEVTKPKIWYLLVFTTFGAALTASFYFDLPIEPMTWVLLIGGVTAGSAAAETLTGYIDRDIDAMMDRTKDRPIPSGRISPKNALAFGLILTAISLVMSWFVNIWAFSLMAFGLFDNVIVYSKWLKRRSQSNIILGGFSGGAPALIGYVAVTTQNIEIGLVMAGLVFLWIPTHIWSLALHIKKDYTKAGVPMLPVVSSEKSSVRVIAGTTVMMVVFSLVPFLFGEFGIIYLATAGVFGAVMLALSMWLLVKPTEKASWTVFKFSSPYLTALFIAFMVDAYYFTPPG, via the coding sequence TTGGACACTGTGAGGCAGGTCTCCGTAGGAAACAAGATCAAGGATTACTATGAGGTGACCAAGCCCAAGATCTGGTACCTCCTCGTTTTCACGACCTTTGGCGCGGCTCTCACGGCGTCGTTCTACTTTGACCTGCCCATAGAGCCGATGACGTGGGTCCTGCTCATCGGAGGCGTCACCGCCGGCTCGGCGGCAGCAGAGACGCTGACAGGATACATCGACCGCGACATTGACGCCATGATGGACAGGACAAAGGACAGGCCGATCCCGTCGGGCAGGATATCACCGAAAAACGCCCTTGCGTTTGGGCTGATACTAACTGCGATATCGCTTGTCATGTCGTGGTTTGTCAACATCTGGGCGTTTTCCCTCATGGCCTTTGGGCTCTTTGACAACGTCATCGTCTACAGCAAGTGGCTTAAGAGGCGCAGCCAGTCAAACATCATACTGGGCGGGTTTTCAGGCGGCGCCCCTGCGCTGATAGGCTATGTCGCAGTAACGACTCAAAACATCGAGATAGGGCTTGTCATGGCCGGCCTAGTGTTCCTCTGGATACCGACCCACATCTGGAGCCTTGCGCTGCACATCAAAAAGGACTACACCAAGGCAGGCGTGCCGATGCTACCGGTGGTGTCAAGCGAAAAGAGCTCTGTCCGCGTCATTGCCGGGACGACCGTGATGATGGTGGTGTTCAGCCTCGTGCCGTTTCTCTTTGGCGAGTTTGGGATCATCTACCTTGCGACAGCGGGAGTGTTTGGCGCGGTGATGCTTGCGCTTTCCATGTGGCTCCTTGTCAAGCCGACGGAAAAGGCGTCGTGGACTGTGTTCAAGTTCTCTAGCCCGTACCTGACGGCGCTCTTCATAGCGTTCATGGTGGACGCCTACTACTTTACGCCGCCTGGCTAG
- a CDS encoding Lrp/AsnC family transcriptional regulator, whose product MGKIDDLDVKILSELAKDASISVPKLSKKININSSVVYSRIKRLVKKGLIKKFTIVINDEALGFNVKALTGINMDSKLRDNVLNELFKIPEVREVSEVTGRFDILVTMNAHSLDEMHQLISEKIGRVEGVQKTETFIEMRKTVRELAYPSSIEK is encoded by the coding sequence ATGGGGAAAATAGACGATCTAGACGTCAAAATTTTAAGCGAACTTGCCAAGGATGCCAGCATTTCTGTGCCCAAGCTATCCAAAAAAATCAACATCAACTCGTCCGTCGTGTACAGCAGGATAAAGCGCCTGGTAAAGAAGGGCCTCATAAAGAAATTCACCATAGTGATAAACGACGAGGCGCTCGGCTTTAATGTAAAGGCGCTGACGGGCATCAACATGGACTCGAAGCTGCGCGACAACGTCCTCAACGAGCTCTTCAAGATCCCGGAGGTGCGCGAAGTCTCAGAGGTGACGGGCAGGTTCGATATCCTTGTCACGATGAACGCCCACTCGCTTGACGAGATGCACCAGCTTATCTCTGAAAAGATAGGCAGGGTCGAGGGGGTGCAAAAGACCGAGACGTTCATCGAGATGCGCAAGACGGTCAGGGAGCTTGCGTACCCGTCCTCGATAGAGAAGTAG
- a CDS encoding 30S ribosomal protein S27e: MKRENILVPKPRSNFISVQCEKCGARAVIFSHTTSEIKCSGCGETLATSSGSKARIAGKVIGTLDQ; this comes from the coding sequence ATGAAGAGAGAAAACATACTAGTTCCAAAACCGCGGAGCAACTTTATCTCCGTCCAGTGCGAAAAGTGCGGCGCAAGGGCCGTCATATTCTCGCACACGACGTCTGAAATCAAGTGCTCCGGATGCGGCGAGACGCTTGCCACGAGCTCCGGCTCAAAGGCGCGCATCGCCGGCAAGGTCATTGGCACGCTTGACCAGTGA